From a region of the Solanum stenotomum isolate F172 chromosome 2, ASM1918654v1, whole genome shotgun sequence genome:
- the LOC125855832 gene encoding transcription factor MYB41-like has translation MKKKSMTKHRWNPEEDELLQKLVEEHGPKSWSLIGQLIPGRSEKSCRTDNAIKNHWNSFLKRKRLLMLEDLTSKNLQPPLKKLFSNREGINSGSPYRSDLSNLDFSRFLELGLYPHVAPSSRNLPLSGYSPVMPDQLMSLSPQGFDLRNLGLFRFPQLSLYPHIVPLGEIMPFSSVSIIMAEPSVSLSPCGYNMSNLGLYGVPLLHRYNMSNLGLSGVPLFSLYPPSAPLGDILTFSSVSPVLPDPSTYLSLSLPGFKSTKNSNSRNRIEQIDQLAPISESESTPSNFIPQLSTTQSGNIE, from the exons atgaagaaaaaaagtatgaCCAAGCACCGGTGGAATCCTGAAGAGGATGAGCTACTGCAGAAGCTAGTAGAGGAACATGGACCAAAGAGCTGGTCTCTAATTGGCCAATTAATTCCGGGTCGATCCGAAAAATCGT GTCGAACCGATAATGCGATAAAAAATCATTGGAATTCGTTCCTTAAACGAAAGCGCCTTTTGATGTTAGAAGATTTGACATCCAAAAATCTTCAACCACCGTTGAAGAAATTGTTTAGTAACAGGGAGGGTATAAATTCAGGTAGTCCATATAGATCTGATCTGAGCAATTTGGATTTTTCTAGGTTCCTTGAGTTGGGTCTGTATCCACATGTAGCCCCATCTAGTCGAAATTTACCTCTTTCAGGATATTCACCAGTAATGCCTGATCAATTAATGTCTCTAAGTCCACAAGGATTTGATTTAAGAAATTTGGGTTTATTTAGGTTTCCTCAGTTAAGTCTTTATCCGCATATTGTCCCACTAGGTGAAATTATGCCATTTTCATCAGTTTCTATTATAATGGCCGAACCATCAGTATCTTTGAGTCCATGTGGTTATAATATGAGCAATTTGGGTCTATATGGGGTACCTTTGTTACATCGATATAATATGAGCAATTTGGGTCTATCTGGGGTACCTTTGTTCAGTCTCTATCCTCCTAGTGCCCCACTAGGTGATATTTTGACTTTTTCATCAGTTTCACCCGTATTGCCTGATCCATCAACATATCTTAGTCTCTCTTTACCTGGATTCAAATCTACCAAGAATTCAAATTCGAGGAATCGAATTGAGCAAATAGATCAACTCGCACCTATATCGGAATCTGAATCCACTCCATCAAATTTTATTCCCCAACTTTCAACAACTCAGAGTGGGAATATTGAGTAA